AGCCGCTGCGCGACGCCGGGCAGGGTAGGGAGGCGCTCCACCGTGTCCAGGAGGAGTTCCACCTTTCTGCGTTGGAGGCGCGAGGCGGCCATAACCGCTCCCCAATCCGGCCTACACGTTCAACAGTTCGGCGATCTTGGCGACCAGATCGTCGATGCGGAACGGCTTGCGCATGAACGCCTTGACGCCGAGGTCGTACAGAGCGCGCACCTTCTCTTCCTCGACGATCCCGCTGATAAGGAGAATCTGGGTGTTGGCGAGGCTCGGGTTGCTGCGGATCGTCTTGCAGACGACGCCGGCATTGATGTCGGGCAGCATGTAGTCCAGCACAATGAGGTCCGGACGGATCTGCTGGGTGAGGAGGCCGGCGTCGTAGCCTGTTGACGCGGTCTTGACCTCGAATCGCCCGTCGCGCTCCAGGACGTCGACCCAGAGGTCCACCAGTTCCGGTTCGTCGTCGACCACGAGGACTTTCTTTTTGCCGGGTTCCAGGTTGGAAAGCGGGATGTTGTTCTCGCGCATGAACTTGATGAGGTTTTCGCGCGGAATGCGCCGGAAGCGGGACCCCGGGACGTAAAATCCTTCCAGTTTGCCGGCGTCAAAGCAGCGAATGACCGTCTGCTGACTGATGCGGCAGACCTTGGCGGCCTCGCCTGTGGAATAGACCTCTTTCATTGGGCTCTCCCTCGCTTTCAGATTGAGACGTGGCAGCGGGCAACGCTGCGCAGACTC
The window above is part of the Planctomycetota bacterium genome. Proteins encoded here:
- a CDS encoding response regulator, with product MKEVYSTGEAAKVCRISQQTVIRCFDAGKLEGFYVPGSRFRRIPRENLIKFMRENNIPLSNLEPGKKKVLVVDDEPELVDLWVDVLERDGRFEVKTASTGYDAGLLTQQIRPDLIVLDYMLPDINAGVVCKTIRSNPSLANTQILLISGIVEEEKVRALYDLGVKAFMRKPFRIDDLVAKIAELLNV